gtCAGACCTCATCTCACTCCTGCTTTTCAATACTCCACACCCATCAAGCAGCAATCGTGAACTCTTAACCAGAATTTTCACATCACTTCCCGAGCAGCAGCGCAGAGCACatgaatttaaaaagaaaattgaagaacACACAAGTACCGTGTTGGTCTTCGGTCTCAGATGCACGACGTCCCTCAAGAACTCGAGCGTGAGCTTGGTCTTTGGGATCGGGTACTTGGCCGGGTCGACGGGGCCGACGTGGACAACCTCCTCGACCCGGAGCTCTATCCGCTGCTTCGTCCCCTCGGGAGGGACCTTGAGCACGCCCTCGAGGCCCACGCACGTGCCGGTCGGCACGAGCACGCCGAGATCGGCCACGGCCGCGTCGACGATGACCTGGAGGTTCATGGGGCACGAGCCGTCGTTCACCTCGAGGAAGGCGAAGGAGCCGCTCCCCTGCTTCCGGCCGGTCTTGACCCAGCCGCCAATGCGGGCCCGCTGGCCGGCGAGGCCGGAGCCTCCGTCGGGGCGGGCGAGGATCGAGCGGATCGGGACCCGGTCGGAGAACTCGTGCTTGGGGACGGCGTCGGAGAGGGTGGCGGCGGCGAGCTGGTCCACCGGCGGCTGTGGCTGGCCCGACATTGTGCGCGCCTTTGTGCGTGTCGCTCTCTCTGTGCGGTTGaagcttagagagagagagagagagagaaacggggATTTTGATAAAACCCTAACGACTGGTTAGTGGTTACGGTGAACACTGAACAACGATGAGGTCTCCGCTGAGCTTTTATAGCACAAGATTGTCTCCCTGCTTgaaagagagaattcaagaagcatttgtttattttaatgtgtttttatAAAGAATTATGGGCAATATTAGAGaaacattttcatcaaaataataatgATTACTAAGTTATAAACTTCGATCACATCGTTGGTTCGAATTGTTAGTTAACATAACGAAACTCGTTTAATTTTCACTTGAAAGTATTGAATGCTTTGATTTTAATCACTTGATGAAAcgagcttcatttgtttcgcgaaaaataaattatttagaaaatattttcataaaaattcgtTTGTTGGTAACATATTTTACTATGCGTATAATTTTATATAAGGGCTCAAAAGGCTCTGATTTTATCAAAAAATGGCCcgaaatacatattattccaaAGAAAAGCCTGAAAAAGAGGGCATAATCGAAGGACATATTCATCTTttattgttttaaatttttccctttttttcctttttttttcccatttcccaATGCTAGCCTCGCCTGAGCGGGGGTTGCCCTCTCGCCTGTGTCAATTCGCCTGAAAGGATTATATTGGCATATcgtcaaaagtttcaaaattaaattgatacaattaaaaagtttatgattgaattgataaatcatcaaaagatttaagactcgaTTGATACGATCgtaaggtttatgactaaagtGGCCACCGCAcgataagtttaagattttttgaacaattatcccCCACTTTCTCTTACCCTTGTCGTTATAAACGCATCTCTCGACGTGGTTAACGTGTTTGCCGTAATAAATCTACCAAGGGCGTTATAAATTCCACGCTTCTTTGAAACGAGATTCATTTTATGTCATTCTTTaagaaaatcaaagcaattcaagtcattatttagattttttcctaattttattagccAAAGGCGCAAAATCATGGCATacgtctttttttcttttccgtcaACAAGTATATTATCGCAAAAATATATGGAAACTATAAAATGTTGATGAATATATCTCGTGTGTTGACGAAAATATggaaattaaaattataaatttcgGGGGAATTTTTCTCTCCCGAGGAGCGTGGAATTCGGTGGTGCAGGGCGTACGGTAAGCGCGAAACAAAAGCGATGGGAGCGTGCTCCTCACGTGATTCGTGGGAAACAAGCATGCGTGCGCCCCAAGCCGATTCGCCGTTGGATGGTGGACGACGTGGCGGGCCGACCAAAGATGCCCCAAGGCTGGAATCCAACGCCGAGCATCTCGTGCGTTggaatcttccatttttccGAATCGCCCTTTTTATCCATAGAGTAAAAGGCGGCTAGGGTTTGGTCCGAAGAAAAAAAACGGCGATGGAAACCTCGTACTAATGACCGCCACCCCCACTCCGCGAAATTCTTGGGAAACAAACATTCTTTTGTAGCACAAACATGCTTCcctatttgaaagagaaaattcaagaagcatttatttattttaatatattttacaAAGAACTTATTTCCAAGCCGGGATGAGCATTTATTGGAATGTTTTATGTAAATTCCGTGTCTTAGAAATTATACATATTGGGTTTTTCTTTAGTACCCCGCCTTTGAATTCCCTCGAACGAGAATGCCAAGAAGTCAAACTCAAATTGGCTCTGAtaatttgcttaaaaaaatggCATCGACAAAGAGGATCGTGGTATCTAATTGGACCTACCTAAGTTTATAACACTCTATTTCTATCTCATCATCAAAGATATTTTAAGCCATGTAATAATTCATCTAAGTGAATATAATCTCTCTATATCTATGATGGGATGGTCGGCGCATACTTGACTTTTGGTcctttaaatttacaaaaatatgaaaaattcaaaaaaaaaaatccaaaagccaAGTCCGGAGCTCGAGGTGAGTCATCGGAGTTTCGGCTCCCGTGTTCCGGGCTTGTACTTCGCACACAATATTTGTTAATCGGCTTGCTAGAATATTGATTCCCTTCCACTACTAATGTAGTGTTTAATTACCGGGTGCAATTTTATTTCCAATAGGGATTGGATCAGAATGAGGAAAGGAAAGAGGGGtagtcggtttttttttttgcagctcTCTAAAAATTGTTTGAATCAAGGGTTCTTTTGAAGTcattattgatttttcttggtatttAACATAATGCACGAAAGATTCGGGAATTACTAAACATGGCACTATAGGGGTTCATTTAATCATTTAGTCTGAACCAGTGAAATAATGGAatctataaaaattatccaacacccttgaaataaatgaattccatttttatttaaacGAGGCCCTTGGTAACGCGACATAAAGACTCCTTCTAGATGGATGTGATAGGGCATTAGTACATCCAATAAATGCATTCCAAAGCATAATGAATGAGATTgacttaaaagaaaaaggaaatcaaaattacAGAAGttactaagagagagagagcccaaaAGGAGTGCTTGTTCGTCCTGGcccattttgcattttcttattgGGCCTAAGCCCATTAGAGGGTTCATGTCGAGTGTTCTAGTCCCCTGTCCCGGACCGACGAAACCCTAGATCTTTGCCTTCATCCCCTCCCCTCCCGCTGcgaagctgaagaagaagaaccacctGAGCAGGGTCGTCGCAGCCGAAGCCGCCCTACACAACCGTCACCATGGGTCGCATGCACAGTCGCGGGTACGTTGCTGCATTCCATCTTTTCTACGACTATCTGTTCACTTTGGTTCGGATGAACAAGTGCCTGATTTGGTCGTGTCTTTTGCAGTAAGGGTATCTCAGCCTCGGCGCTTCCATACAAGAGGACTCCACCGAGCTGGCTCAAGATCTCGTCACAGGACGTGAGTGGAATCTCTGTTCATTTTGTGTGAGTTGAAGCTTCGGTTTTCGGTTTTGTGTGAGACGGACGTATCTGGGTGTGATTGATTCGATTGTTATAGGTTGAGGAGAACATCTGCAAGTTCGCGAAGAAAGGGTTGACGCCGTCGCAGATTGGTGTCATTCTTCGTGACTCTCACGGGATTGCCCAGGTGAAGAGCGTCACTGGGAGCAAGATTTTGCGTATCCTCAAGGCTCATGGTATGCTTTTCGCCGCTACTGATTATGATTACTTTCTATGTTCCTGGCATTTGTGAAGTGGATTTGCTATTAATGCATTGCGTTTGAGATGTACAAAAGTAACTCTATGCTGTGTAGTTCTTAAGCTGTAAGCTTGATGACTTTGGCGGCTGAAGCCAGTTAGGCCCATCTTTAAGAGGAGATTAGTTtgttttttgggaatttctacGTTATTATGGGTCCTCAAATTATTCTGAAAACTGCTTGATGggattaaaaaatgattttttggcaTCTGGTGCATGTTTTTGTTTTGCTTAAAAGTTGGTATGGATCATTATATTTTGTAGTTGGAGATGCCTCTGCTGCTACTACTACTAACCAAACTCCACAAGTTGTTGGCGCACGGTTCCTTTCTATTATTTGGATAACAGAAAGGCtcatttttccaacaatttggTTTTGCTTTGTGGTCAGGTCTTGCGCCTGAAATTCCTGAGGATCTGTACCACCTCATCAAGAAGGCAGTGTCCATCAGGAAGCATTTGGAGAGGAACAGGAAGGACAAAGATTCCAAGTTTAGGCTAATTCTTGTTGAGAGCAGGATCCACAGGCTTGCACGGTACTACAAGAAGACCAAGAAGCTTCCTCCTGTCTGGAAATAGTAAGCTCACTTGCTGATGTTTGGCTCCTTTGGAAATCTTCATGTTGCATGGTGGTCAGCACAGTATCAAGTTGTGTTCTGTGTATTCTATGGTTCTCTAAATTGTCACCATCTAGCACCTTATTGAATCTATGGGAATTAGTCTTCAGGAGTTTTGACCTGCACATAGGTAGAGGAGTCAAAAAGACAACTCCCTTGCGATACCAATTGACTCTTTTTTCCCTAATACGACTTGGAGCGCTAGCTCGCCTATGAGTCTTTTAGAGATGACCGAGTTTTCCTGGACTCGTGGTTTTAATTAGAATACATAAACCAAAGTGGTCTGCAACTTAACTGTGGTTAGTTTATCTTGATGTTGagtttttaagtttttgatGTCTGAACGGAGTCATTGCGAACTATGGTCTCATCCCTGGTTACTCTTTTAAGTATAGATATGCTTTCCTGCTTGTCTTGGTGTTTTCCAGTTCTAGATCTCTCCTGTTAGGGAAGATGGGTTGAAAATTTCCTTCAAACTTCATCTTTGGTTTAGTAATGTGCATTCTCCATTATCGTGTCTTCGATAAATGTATGCTGAATTTTATGATTTAACTTTTCCCTTGTTTTATGTCTGTGTTGCAGCGAGTCTACAACTGCTAGCACCCTTGTGGCTTAAGCTGCATTTTGGGACCATGAACAAGTTTTGATGTAGCTTTTGATTGCTGGTCATTGATGcactctctctcactcttgCTCTTGAGAATTTCGTGTAGTTTGGATGGAAGTATATTTTTTATCGTAACCTGGGCGAGGATAGAAAGATGGGTTTTGATATTTTGACTGTACTTTTCATTTATTGGTTTTTAAGTTGACCTATGTAGCGTCGTATTAGTGATAATGGCTCAATTTGGATACAGCTTACTTGTAATTGCTCCACAAGTTAGAGCTCTCCTCACGGTTCATTTGGAAAAATGTCGAGGATGTCTTTGTTTAGTGGTAATCGAACGACGATCTCATGCTGGAGAATGTCATATTGAAGCAGTAGTTTGTGATTTATAGTTGAATATATGCTTGAGAGAATCAAAATTGAGGTAGATCTGAAATGGTCTTATTGCAGTTGTAAGTTCAAATTGTGTCACTATAGAAGAAGCAAATCTAGCACATCCATTATCAAATCCTTGACCAGGAAAATGTTTATATTGAACACGTACTGCAAGGCCGATAGACTTAATTGAccttctttaaaatttgaaacctTTTCCTCAATAACCTTGAGAGCAAGCTGAAGGTTCAGCCCTTGTGTCTAGGCTCTCTTTTAATTGTTCCACTCGGCTTGTGGCTTCGAGAGGCCAATGCTTGGTTGTGGCGCCGCTTCACCAAAACGGTAGAACGGTTCCTGCATAAAACTTGTGTGAGATCCTTCATCTTCCCTGTAAGCCATCTGATAGATCATGCATGGATTCGCGGTCATCTAGCTTGGAAAGGAGCCACTAATCCGTCTGAAGTGATCAGGGTGGAAATGGTATAGCTGATGAAGAACGAGGTAAGGGGCAAAAGCGAGTGCACAGGCAGATTCATAATTAAAGAATGCCCCTGGAATCAATCAAAGAGCAATACCGCTCCAGGGTAGAATATGCAGAATTGTTAGTTGCCGGATATGAACCCCTGGCTAATTCAGCTGGTACTTGGAAACAAAGAACACCGAATGGCTtttagaggaggaggaggaggaggaggaggaggaggaattcAGTAAGAAAGATAACGAATCGGTGGTATTGGTACTTTCAAGTTCTTCTGGTGACTTTCGTCACAGTAAATCTATCACCGGAACGAGCTGGCGTTCCTTTATTATGAACTTTTTAGACATTAACTCGGCAAGATACGAGCGAGGTTATAGTCATTAATCAGAACACCTTCTTATAACAGGTCGCAACACACTCAATCAAGAAATGATACAAGATGAATTTTTGTGCCCGTGTCTCTATTTTTCGTTCTCAAAAGAGTTGAAATTTCGACTGATCTGCGCTTGACTAGTGTTTTAGCGTATGGAATGCTTGTTTTCTGATACCTCCAAACTGGCAGATTCTTGAGGCAGAAGGCGGTTCCATGACCATTTTGCTTGCTGGCAAACAAACAATCCCTGTTATTTCCAAGTCCAACACATATACAAGAAAGAATGCGCCCAATGAATAAACTCACTTTCAGACGTTCTAACCGCCTGATAGCATCATTAAGGAACCTTATGTGCACTTCAACTTCTCGAACCGATCCGACTTCTTCCGGCTCTGGAGCGGAAGTTTTATTTCACCATGCATCACAGCAAAGTGGATCAGGTGCATTCGATCAATTCAGACCAAAACCCGCAGCTGACTATACAACTTTGAGGACATGAGTACAGTTTACAAACCTGATCTTATCCTGTGCTTCAGCTTGTTGTTGATTAACCACAACGAGTTCTTCCTCGAGAGCCTGTGAAAAATTGTTAAACTCAAAATCGATAATCTTTTGATTCATTAAGCCAGTCGGTGACAAGCAAGAGTAGCAATCATAGATCGATCGATTTACTTGCAGTCTGAAGGCAGTTGGACCGTCACCGAAGAGTTCATCGCAATCAAATGAAGGAGAAGCAATTCATTAGGCAAAAAGCAGTAAAAGATTATGAGAACGAACGAAGCTTTTCTCGCTCTCTGTTTCTCAGGTGGAGTATTTTTGGACTTACTTTGTCGGGATTTCGAGCATTTGTGCTTCACACTTTAACATGTTTAAGGCCTTGACGCAAAACCTGTAAGCACGAATCGTGACCCGATATCGAAAAACTTGAACTCCATGGGGGAGTGTTTAATCCAAACTCATACTAACGGATCCAAACAATGAAGCCAAAATACGATTTCCGAAAAGAGAACTTTTACTCACGTCTTGGTTTTCGACCACCCTGCGATTCGAGATAAACATTATGAGGAGAAATCAAGTTTAGATTGATCAGGAAAAGATAGAGAATAGATTATGTATATATACCCTCCTCGCGATGCATCGGGCAGGTTGAGATATCACAGAAAAAGACTTCCTCAACACTGTGAGAAAGATCTTGTTTCGATAAGTTAATGAGGAAGAAGGAAACCGAGGATGATTATACGAGGGAAGAATCCGCCAAATGAAAGAACATTACTACAATCGATCTGCTGTTTGGCTGAGCTAGTCAGTTGATCGTTCGGAGAAAACATTATCAGCCCGGCATCCGTGCCACACAGCCTTCTTGACGATCGCATCCCTGCGCTTCCTTCCTATAGGTCACTACGCGCCCGGCATGATCATCGATCCTCCGCACAATCAACTTCTTACGGCCCACGGCGACACGAGCAGGGGACGGAGCAATGTCAATCAACGAGGGAAAGATTTGGCTGTGGGCTAAGTAAAGAGTTCGGTGGGGAGGGATTATACAAGCCAACAGATGAGAAGATGCATTAATTCTCCGGGCCTTGCAAAGCGAGAGTCATGCTGAGTTAGCCAATTGTCAAACCTTCCATCTTTGGGCTACTTCAGTCAAGCGAACTTGGGAAGGAAATCGGGGGCATATCCATTCATCGCCAAAAGCTGAACCTCAAGCAGTGGTCGACATGATAGCTTCTGAGCACAATTGAATCGCCGATCGTTTTCGTCGTGTGGGAAGTTGCCAAATTATTGATTTTAACAGGCAAATTTGCAGCGAGGGGGATGTAGCTCAGATGGTAGAGCGCTCGCTTAGCATGCGAGAGGTACGGGGATCGATACCCCGCATCTCCATCCATCGTTGTTGAAATcgttttaacttttattttcgattttctctTTAGTTTTTGCATCCAGCATCAAAGAGGATTATGCGGGTATGCTAAAGATTCACTATTGTGTCTGTCGAATGAGTTGTATTCGCTCGAGTTAGTTCCCGGGTCGGAGTCGGGTCaaacccaaatattcatttgcATCAGTTCATCGGCGCTTTCACTAGAATCACGATTTCCCGATACGTAAACTCGACGTTTCTCGCTCTTCAAAACTCTTTAATCTTTCAAAATCTATCcccatccttttttttctgtGGAGGTGATGAAGCGACGCGAACGTGCGAAAAATGAAAGGGTAATCGCAAATCGTCAATTCACCCATCGTTAATCTTATTGATGTATGGACCAAGGTACATCATGTGGATTATTTCATctatgaaattttattttgtcttttttttgtgtgtaaatTACAGTCGACTTGACATCGGCATCGAACCTCTT
This genomic interval from Rhodamnia argentea isolate NSW1041297 chromosome 4, ASM2092103v1, whole genome shotgun sequence contains the following:
- the LOC115740562 gene encoding 40S ribosomal protein S13; this encodes MGRMHSRGKGISASALPYKRTPPSWLKISSQDVEENICKFAKKGLTPSQIGVILRDSHGIAQVKSVTGSKILRILKAHGLAPEIPEDLYHLIKKAVSIRKHLERNRKDKDSKFRLILVESRIHRLARYYKKTKKLPPVWKYESTTASTLVA